In Opitutus sp., one genomic interval encodes:
- a CDS encoding ATP-binding protein produces the protein MKTEPEKTDLLKDQLKYLKLGYLLRHHGELTAEAAKARCSHAEFLRRLVQAETQDRQIRALERRIQAARFPVKKTVDQFQWDWPKELNEAQVRHLFELGFVKERTNAVFCGGVGLGKTHLASALGYAACQAGYTVLFTTAVDAINALVTAQSLHRLQAELKRYMTPAVLVLDEVGYLPLDKSGADLLFQIVSQRYERGSLIVTTNKAYKHWAGIFNNDAGITAAILDRLLHRAQTVVIEGKSYRMKDRLADEPAS, from the coding sequence ATGAAAACAGAACCCGAAAAAACCGATTTATTAAAAGATCAACTCAAGTACCTGAAACTCGGTTACCTGCTGCGCCACCACGGCGAACTCACGGCCGAGGCGGCCAAGGCGCGCTGTTCGCACGCCGAATTTTTACGCCGACTGGTGCAGGCCGAGACCCAGGACCGCCAGATCCGGGCGCTGGAGCGGCGCATCCAGGCAGCGCGCTTCCCGGTCAAGAAAACCGTCGACCAGTTCCAGTGGGACTGGCCCAAGGAGTTGAACGAAGCGCAGGTGCGGCACCTCTTCGAACTGGGCTTTGTCAAGGAGCGCACCAACGCGGTGTTTTGCGGTGGTGTGGGGCTTGGGAAGACACATCTCGCGAGCGCGTTGGGCTACGCGGCGTGCCAGGCGGGCTACACGGTGCTGTTTACGACGGCGGTGGACGCGATCAACGCCCTGGTCACCGCCCAGTCCCTGCACCGGTTGCAAGCCGAGTTGAAGCGTTACATGACCCCTGCGGTGCTCGTGCTCGATGAGGTCGGCTACCTGCCGCTCGACAAGTCGGGGGCCGACCTGCTCTTCCAGATCGTCAGCCAACGCTACGAACGCGGCTCGCTGATCGTCACCACCAACAAGGCCTACAAACACTGGGCAGGGATCTTTAACAACGACGCTGGCATCACCGCGGCGATCCTGGACCGCCTACTGCACCGGGCCCAGACCGTCGTCATCGAGGGCAAATCCTACCGCATGAAAGACCGCCTGGCCGACGAACCTGCAAGCTGA
- a CDS encoding sodium:solute symporter family protein, with product MLKKHLKTSSDFFESGRTLPAWICALGFIGANLGAQEVMGMAASGAKYGIATSHFYWIGAIPAMVFVGIFMMPFYYGSKARSVPEYLKLRFDEKTRGLNAVSFALMTVFSSGISMHALASLLSAILGWNYDMCIIISGLVVLVYIYTGGLTSAIYNEVLQFFLIVLGFLPLVLIGLKDIGGWDGLMHNLGLHSQAQGMPGAWSQSWQHMGHAADNPMGIEWFGLMMGLGFVLSFGYWCTDFLVIQRAMAAKDMNAARLTPIIAAIPKMVFPALVILPGMICIALMQKHTGDIVLPAAADGTPDFNMVVPTLLAKYFPNGMLGIGLTALMASFMSGMAGNVTAFNTVFTYDIYQSYINKKASDEHLVKVGKMTTIVGLLVSALAAYSAREFNNIMDMLQLVFGFVNAPLFAVFLLGMFWRRSTGHGAFFGLVTGTLTALVFNGLTLPVGSATGIKGGWISVQYTFASSMAQSFWMAIFAFTGCFLGTLLISLVTKPNRTHDELRGLVYSLTDKPKSEARSWYARPAVLGTIVLGCTLILNIIFW from the coding sequence ATGCTGAAAAAACACTTAAAAACGAGCTCCGACTTTTTTGAGTCAGGCCGCACCCTCCCTGCGTGGATTTGCGCTTTGGGGTTTATTGGGGCCAACCTCGGTGCTCAGGAGGTCATGGGCATGGCGGCCTCGGGAGCCAAATATGGTATCGCAACCAGCCATTTTTATTGGATCGGCGCGATTCCAGCCATGGTTTTCGTGGGTATCTTTATGATGCCGTTCTACTACGGTTCCAAAGCCCGTTCGGTTCCTGAATACCTGAAACTACGCTTCGACGAAAAGACCCGCGGCCTCAATGCTGTTTCCTTCGCCTTGATGACGGTCTTCTCCTCAGGCATTTCGATGCACGCCTTGGCCTCGTTGCTCTCCGCCATTCTCGGCTGGAACTACGACATGTGCATCATCATCTCCGGCTTGGTCGTGTTGGTGTACATCTACACCGGCGGTCTTACCTCGGCGATCTACAACGAAGTCCTCCAGTTCTTCCTGATCGTGCTCGGCTTCCTCCCCTTGGTTCTCATCGGCCTCAAGGACATCGGTGGTTGGGATGGTCTTATGCATAACCTCGGCCTGCACTCGCAGGCTCAGGGTATGCCCGGCGCTTGGTCGCAGTCGTGGCAGCACATGGGACACGCCGCCGATAACCCCATGGGTATCGAGTGGTTCGGCTTAATGATGGGCCTCGGTTTTGTGCTATCGTTCGGTTACTGGTGCACCGACTTCCTCGTGATTCAGCGCGCTATGGCGGCAAAGGACATGAACGCCGCCCGCCTCACGCCGATCATCGCCGCGATCCCTAAGATGGTGTTCCCCGCCCTGGTGATTCTCCCCGGCATGATCTGCATCGCTCTGATGCAAAAACACACCGGCGATATCGTCCTGCCAGCCGCCGCCGACGGTACGCCCGACTTCAACATGGTCGTTCCCACCCTGTTGGCTAAGTACTTCCCCAACGGCATGCTCGGCATCGGCCTCACCGCTCTGATGGCTTCCTTCATGTCGGGCATGGCCGGTAACGTCACTGCGTTTAACACGGTCTTCACCTACGACATCTACCAAAGCTATATTAACAAAAAAGCCTCCGACGAGCATCTGGTCAAAGTCGGCAAAATGACCACCATCGTCGGCCTTCTGGTGAGCGCCTTGGCCGCTTATTCCGCGCGTGAGTTCAACAACATCATGGACATGCTCCAGTTGGTGTTCGGCTTTGTTAACGCTCCTCTGTTTGCAGTGTTCCTTTTGGGTATGTTCTGGCGCCGCAGCACCGGCCACGGTGCCTTCTTCGGCTTGGTCACGGGCACCCTCACCGCCCTGGTGTTCAACGGTCTCACGCTCCCCGTGGGCAGTGCTACCGGCATCAAGGGCGGCTGGATTTCGGTTCAGTACACCTTTGCCAGCTCGATGGCGCAGAGCTTCTGGATGGCGATCTTCGCCTTCACCGGTTGCTTCCTCGGTACGTTGCTCATCTCGCTCGTCACGAAACCCAATCGCACTCACGACGAATTGCGCGGCTTGGTTTATTCGCTAACGGACAAGCCCAAGTCCGAGGCCCGCTCTTGGTACGCCCGTCCCGCCGTGCTCGGCACGATCGTGCTCGGTTGCACCCTGATCCTTAACATCATCTTCTGGTAA
- a CDS encoding IS21 family transposase — translation MIDYELYCRIKQAEAAGHSAPQIARSLQLHVQTVRRWQAQEKYVRSQAAQVPRPSKLDVHKPAIARWLEAHPFTAMQLWQKVRERGYTGGYSILKDYVRRVRPRNLEAFLTLKFAPGQTAQVDWGSFGAVEVDGTRRALSFFVMVLGYSRFLHVEFTLGQGQEWWLGCHRRAFEKLGGVPREVMVDNCKTAVLSHVPGTDPVYNAQYLDFARHYGFTIKACGPGHPQSKGMVENAVGYVKKSFLGGRQMNGFTELGPAASLWLETVANVRVHAETQGRPVDRLPEERAALLPLNPVASPAVRTLSVRASRRCRVSIETNRYSVPTKFAGALLTAQIEGAQVRFYADRTLVAEHARSFARRADVENPEHVRELEERKRQGARQRLRLRFLELSPAAPAYQRGLEERRLNAGHHLATIVGLVALYGTEAVGRAIESAHELGAYSSDYILNLLEQRARALPQAGPIHLTRADALAALELELRPPDLSPYTQ, via the coding sequence GTGATCGATTACGAACTGTATTGCCGGATAAAACAGGCGGAGGCGGCCGGTCACAGTGCGCCGCAAATCGCCCGCTCGCTCCAGTTGCACGTGCAGACGGTGAGGCGCTGGCAGGCGCAGGAAAAGTACGTGCGCAGCCAGGCCGCGCAGGTGCCTAGGCCAAGCAAGCTCGACGTGCACAAGCCGGCGATCGCGCGCTGGCTGGAGGCCCATCCGTTCACCGCCATGCAGCTCTGGCAAAAGGTGCGCGAGCGGGGGTACACGGGCGGGTATTCAATTTTGAAAGACTACGTGCGGCGGGTGCGGCCGAGGAACCTGGAGGCGTTTCTTACCCTCAAGTTTGCCCCCGGCCAGACCGCGCAGGTGGACTGGGGCAGTTTTGGCGCGGTGGAGGTGGACGGCACCCGGCGGGCTTTAAGTTTTTTCGTCATGGTTTTGGGGTACAGCCGGTTCCTGCATGTGGAATTTACCCTCGGGCAGGGCCAGGAGTGGTGGCTGGGCTGTCACCGGCGCGCCTTTGAAAAACTCGGCGGGGTGCCGCGCGAGGTGATGGTGGACAACTGCAAGACGGCCGTCCTCTCGCATGTGCCCGGGACCGACCCGGTGTACAACGCCCAGTACCTGGACTTTGCCCGGCACTACGGGTTTACGATAAAAGCGTGCGGGCCGGGGCATCCGCAGTCCAAGGGCATGGTGGAAAACGCGGTGGGTTACGTGAAAAAAAGCTTCCTTGGCGGGCGGCAGATGAACGGGTTTACCGAGCTGGGGCCGGCCGCCAGCTTGTGGCTGGAAACGGTGGCCAACGTGCGCGTTCACGCTGAAACCCAGGGCCGGCCGGTGGACCGGCTGCCCGAGGAGCGCGCTGCGCTCCTGCCGCTTAACCCGGTGGCCAGTCCGGCGGTGCGCACCTTAAGCGTGCGGGCGTCGCGGCGGTGCCGGGTGAGTATCGAAACGAACCGCTACTCGGTGCCCACGAAGTTTGCCGGGGCGCTACTCACCGCGCAGATCGAGGGGGCGCAGGTGAGGTTTTATGCGGACCGCACCCTGGTGGCCGAGCATGCCCGCAGTTTTGCCCGCCGCGCCGATGTGGAAAACCCCGAGCATGTGCGCGAACTCGAGGAGCGCAAACGGCAGGGGGCGCGGCAGCGCCTGCGGCTACGGTTTTTGGAACTGAGCCCGGCGGCACCCGCCTACCAACGGGGGCTGGAGGAGCGCCGGCTCAACGCGGGACACCACCTGGCGACTATCGTGGGTTTGGTGGCCCTGTATGGAACGGAGGCAGTCGGCCGGGCGATCGAAAGCGCCCATGAACTCGGCGCCTACTCCAGCGATTACATCCTCAACTTGCTCGAACAACGCGCGCGGGCCTTGCCGCAAGCCGGGCCGATCCACCTCACCCGCGCCGACGCGTTGGCCGCACTGGAACTCGAACTGCGTCCCCCGGATTTAAGCCCCTATACCCAATGA
- a CDS encoding cbb3-type cytochrome c oxidase subunit II produces MNRAPFLFLGIFLALALSFVGLVLTNQISYGAFVTHVDEGEGKAFPLQAPGLAAQGKLVYQDLGCVSCHTQQVRREGFGSDIGEKSRGWGERQSVARDYLRESRVLLGSQRIGPDLRNFAARKNADGTEHTAAALYAYLYHPQAVVKTSNMPAYAYLFKTQPIIGQGSAKALKIPAAAGYEVVPTARAEALVAYLLSLKDTYAYPETKNVYTAPAAAKTQPAKESHK; encoded by the coding sequence ATGAACCGCGCTCCCTTTTTATTCCTCGGTATTTTCTTGGCCCTCGCCCTCTCTTTTGTCGGCTTGGTGCTAACAAACCAAATCAGCTACGGCGCCTTCGTGACTCATGTCGATGAAGGGGAAGGCAAGGCGTTCCCGTTGCAGGCCCCTGGTCTCGCCGCCCAAGGTAAACTGGTTTATCAAGACCTCGGCTGTGTCTCCTGCCACACTCAGCAAGTTCGCCGCGAAGGATTTGGTTCCGATATTGGTGAAAAGAGCCGCGGTTGGGGTGAGCGTCAGAGTGTGGCCCGTGACTACTTGCGTGAATCCCGCGTCCTGCTGGGTTCGCAACGCATCGGCCCAGATCTGCGCAACTTTGCCGCTCGCAAAAATGCCGATGGTACCGAGCACACAGCCGCCGCGCTTTATGCGTACCTTTACCACCCCCAAGCGGTGGTCAAAACGTCGAACATGCCAGCCTACGCTTACTTGTTCAAAACCCAGCCCATCATTGGCCAGGGTTCGGCCAAGGCCCTCAAGATTCCCGCCGCCGCCGGCTACGAAGTGGTGCCGACGGCGCGCGCTGAGGCGCTTGTCGCTTATCTGCTGAGCCTAAAGGATACCTACGCTTATCCCGAGACTAAGAACGTGTACACCGCTCCTGCGGCCGCTAAGACCCAACCCGCTAAGGAGTCCCATAAATGA
- a CDS encoding cytochrome c — MSADQNHNLSSGPDGASDESIQQVHAELLNNKSEPAEGFKLMPLFLLGFVSTLIFVTCVYVVHYRAGFSPMVYDERFDPKTAAGSASKELTPEQIVAAGKKSYQQVCATCHQVSGMGVAGVYPPLVDSEWVTGNEERVVRVLLHGLNGNIEVHGKTYNGAMPAFGKVPGGGYNWNEEKISQVLTYIRQEWGNKAEPITKAKVAEVLAKEASRAKPWTAPELEPFK, encoded by the coding sequence ATGAGTGCTGATCAGAATCATAACCTCTCCTCCGGACCCGACGGAGCCAGTGACGAAAGCATCCAGCAGGTTCACGCCGAGTTGCTCAATAACAAGAGCGAGCCAGCTGAAGGCTTTAAGCTGATGCCGCTCTTCTTGCTCGGCTTCGTTTCCACGCTGATTTTCGTGACGTGCGTCTATGTGGTCCATTACCGCGCGGGTTTCAGCCCAATGGTGTACGACGAGCGCTTTGACCCGAAGACTGCAGCCGGTAGCGCTAGCAAGGAACTGACTCCTGAGCAAATAGTTGCTGCTGGTAAAAAGTCTTATCAGCAGGTTTGTGCCACGTGCCACCAAGTTTCGGGCATGGGTGTAGCCGGTGTTTATCCTCCCTTGGTCGACTCGGAGTGGGTTACCGGCAATGAAGAGCGTGTGGTGCGCGTGCTCCTGCATGGTCTTAATGGTAACATTGAGGTCCACGGCAAGACTTACAACGGTGCCATGCCTGCCTTCGGCAAGGTCCCCGGTGGTGGTTACAACTGGAACGAGGAGAAGATTTCCCAAGTACTCACCTACATCCGCCAAGAGTGGGGTAATAAAGCTGAACCGATCACCAAGGCCAAGGTCGCCGAGGTATTGGCCAAAGAGGCTTCCCGCGCCAAACCCTGGACTGCTCCGGAGTTAGAACCGTTTAAGTAA